AGTGTCGCGCCAGTCGCCGTGACTTCCTTCACGGTGACCTGGCTGTCCGGCAGGGTCTGTCCGACCGCCACCACCACGTAGCCGTCCTTGCTGCGGAAGATGGCGGTGTTCACCGGGCCGAGCACCACGGCGTTGAAGGCCAGCTGCTGGGTCTGGATGAAGGTGTCGAGGGGAGTGGCGGCGGGCGCGCTGGGCGTGCCGCTGCCGACCTCGCTGATCACCTGGGGTGTGACCGGTACCGGCACGCTGGTCGGCAGCGCCGTGCCCGCCGACGCACCGGCAGGGGACGGAGTGGAGCCTGTTGCGCTGGCCACGGGACCGGTCGGGACGCGCGTCACGGCTGGAACGTTCACGCCCGCGACCGGCGGTTTCACCGGGGCAATGGCGACCGGCTCGGGTGCCGTGCTGCCGGGAGTGACGGCCACCGTGCCGCCGGGGTTGAGTGGCGTGACGACCGGAGGATTGGTGCTGCCGTCCGCTCCGGGAATGGTGGGCACCGGGATCGGACCGGTGGAGGTGCTGCCCGTCGACGCCGACGAGCCGGGCAGCGGACTCAGGCCCAGGGCACCGCCTGAAGTGATCGGCGTGACGCTGGGCGTGCTGACGACCGGTTCACTTGTGCTGGGCGTACTGACCGGCGAGGGCGTGGATGGGGCGGGCGTGCTGGTCTGGGCGCCCTGCCCACTCTCCGTGATGGACAGCGGACGGAACGGGTTGTTGCCCGGCACGGCGGCCAGCGTCCCGGCTGGATTGATCCCGGCGGGGGTGGGGGGCGTGTCCGTGGGCGCTGCGGGCTCCGGTGTGGTGGCTGAGCCGTCCGTGGGGAAAGGCGGAATGACCTCGACGTCCACCTCACCGCCGGACTGCACGCCACTGCCCTGACCGGCATTCCCCTCCGCCGGCTGGGGCGGAGTGACCGGCACGGTCTCGCCCGGCGTGGTGACGGGCGTCTGCGCCTCGGGGGTGCTGCCGCGGTTGGTCAGCACGTACCACAGGCCGATCGCGGCGACCAGAAGCAGCAGACCCAGCAGCAGTTTCATTTCTCGGGAGAGTTTGACGGGAGCGCGCGTCACTGGGTGCCTCCTGCCGGGGCGGGCGCGGCCGGCGCGGCGTCCGGAGCGGCCGGCGTCGCGCCAGCTGCGGGCGCGCTGGCCTGCGTGGGATCAAAGGTATACACGGTCAGGGCCAGGGTGCCTTCCAGATCCGGATCAAAACTGGACGCTTCGGGCAGTTGAAGGCTGATGTTGTTCACGTTGGTGAAGCGGCTCATGGTTTCGACCGAGCGCAGCAGCTGGAACAGTTCGCCGAACGTGCCGGAGACGTTGACGTTCAGATTGATGGGGCGGACACCGCCGGGCAGACCGGTGACGTTGCCGCTCGCGACGTTGAACGAGGACATGCTCGCGCCTGCGGCGGCTGCGTTGAGGCGGATCTCATCCAGGATGCGGTAGTAGTTCGCCGTCTGAGGCAGCGCGGCCAGGAACTCGTCCTGCTGCACCTTCAGCTTGGCCACCTCCTCGCGCAGGGCGGGCAGCTGCTGGGCGTTGCTGCGCAGGACAGCGACGCGGGTCTGCGCCGTTTCCAGGTCACCCTGAAGCAGACTGATCTCCTGCTGCCGCGACTGGAACCGCAGGGTGTACCACAGGGCGGCCACCAGCAGGCAGGCGGCCAGGACCACGAAGAACAGGTTGCGGGGAGTGAGCTTAATCGACACGTCCGCCCTCCTTCACGCTCACCGGTGCTCCGGGTGCAGCGGGCGCGGCCGGCGTGGTTCCGGCCGGCGTGGTGGGGGTCGCGGCGGAGCCGTTCACGATGCCCACCGAGGCACTGAAGGTGTACTGTCCAGTGTCCCCTTCACTCTGCAGGCTGCGGAAGTTCACGCCGAAGTTCGGATTGCTCTCGAAGGTCCGCAGGAAGTTCACGACGGCCTGCTGACTGCTCGCAGAGCCGCTCAGTTCAATTTCACGGGTCACGTTCTTGCCAGTGTACACACCGTTCTGCTGCTGAGTTGCGAGGTTGGCGGCGTCCAGCGGGCGGATGGTCATGCTCTTGAGGGCCACTCCGCCGCCGCTGGGCAGCTGGGCGGTGAAGGTGGCCAGGTCGTTGGTCCAGTACGTCTTGGCGTCGCGCAGCTGCCCGGCGATGGCCGTGATCTGCTGCAGCTGGGTCTTCTCCTGCGTCAGCTGACGGTACTCCTGATCGGCCGGGGTCAGGGCAGCGATCTCGCCGTTGACGCTGTCGAGCTCCTTGCGGATGTTGCCGACCTTCGTGGCGGTGGCCACCTCGACGCCGATCAGGATCAGTGCGGTCAGGACCGCCACGCCGATCGCGGCGGGTTGCCACAGGGTCGGTTCGTTCTGTTTGCGGTACTGCTGGGGCAGCAGGTTGACTTCAACCACGGCTGGTCACCCCCCGCAGCGCCAGGCCCAGCGGCACCGTGAATTCCGGCGCGTTGGCCTGCAGGTAGCCGGTGTCCACGTTGGCCTGATCGGTCTGAACGGTCAGCCAGGGGCTGGCGACCTCCACGCGGAAGCCCAGTGCGTCGCTGATCGCGGCGGCCAGACCGCGCAGTTTCGCGCCGCCCCCGGCCAGGAACGTCCGGTCGATGACGACGTCGCCACTCTGGACGCGGTAAAACTCCAGGCTGCGGCGGATCTCGGTGATCAGGTCGCCCAGCACGGGGCGCACGACCTCGAACACGCGGGCCGGGGAGTACTGCTCTCTGGACATGTCGAAGTTCAGCAGGTCCTCCTCGTCCTCGGTGGGGGTCGTGGCCGTCGCGTAGCCGAGCTTGACTTCCTCGGCGGCGCTGAAGTCCAGGTCGAACGCCTTCTGAAGCGCGGTCGTGAAGTCGTCGGCAGAGACGTTGATGTTGCGGGCCATCAGGACGCGGTCGCCGCGCACGAGGTTGATGACCGAGCTGCTCGCGCCGATCTCCATGACCAGGGCGACCTCGCCGGCCTCGGTGTAGTTGCTGCCGGTCAGGGTGCTCTTGGTCAGGTGCTCGCCCAGCAGGTTACCGCGCAGGGCGCGCAGGGCCGCGAAGGATTTGAGGTCCACGATGCTGGGCTCCAGGCCCGCCAGGCGCAGCACCTCGACCTGACGCGCGACGGCCTCGGTGGGGGCCGCCGCGATCACGACCTCCATCTGCCCGTCGTCCGGGACGTTGGCCGGATCGTCGAGCAGGTCGAAGTCCAGGCTGACGTCGTCGATGGGGTAGGGGATGTACCGCTCGGCCTCCCACTTGATGGCCTCCTGCAGGTCCTTGCGGTCCATCTTGGGCACCATGATGTTCCGCGTGACCGCCACCTGGTTCGGGACCGAGGTGACGGCGAAGCGGTTCGTGATGCGGTGCTCGGCCAGCAGGTTCTTGAGTTCGGTGGCGACCGCCTGCGGCTCGACGACCAGCCCGTCCCGCATGCTACCGATGGGCGTGGGCACCATCACGGCGTGCTGGAGGGACGGCGGCGCGCCGGGGCGTAGGGCAACGACCTTGATGGCACTCGTGCCTATTTCCACGCCCAGGGCATTCGGGCGCGGACTGAGTAAGCGGTTCAGGAAACTCGACATTCTCCCTCCAGGATCACGCGGATTTTAGCATTCACTCATCTGGCGGCGGGAAGGCCGGAGCAGGCAGCGAGACGACGACGCACGAACAACGAAGTGAGGACCGGCTGTTCAACTCCAAGATCACCTCACCACTCACGCAACCCTGACTCCCTGAAACGCGCACGGCGCGGCCGGGCGTCTTCCAACTCCGGTCACCTGCTGCCGCCTCCGGACCCTGGTGGGCACGACACGAGCAGCCCGGTCACCCCCCCGTGCATGAACATGAAGGCTTCTTGAACGGGGTGCTTTAGTACACCACAAGTCAGGCCCGTATTTCATCCAATTCCTCACGCTCCCGTGAGCCGAAGGCATGAAGCAGATGAGCGCCGCCTCCCGGTCCGCCCGCCCATCGGAACCGGGCCGGGCTCCGGCCCCCGCTCCATGCCGTTCTAGCGGGCTGCGAGATCCGGAGTGAAGACCCGCACGGCACCACGGGCGTCGACGGTCACCAGCCAGGCACCCACCATGCCCAGTCGCCCCGGCGGGTGCGGCACCCGGCCCCTGAGCACGCCCGCCGCGTCCCGGCGCTCCAAGTGGTCCCCCGTCAGCCGGTACGTTCCGGCAGGGATCTCGACCTGTGACTGCTGGTCCCCCTGCACGCCATCGGCCCGCCAGTTCAGGACCGTGAAGGCCGCCCCTGGCAGCGCCCAGCCGTCCGCGACGCGGACCACCCGGCCGTCCAGCAGCACGTACTCCTGACCGTCGCCGCCGGTGAGAGCTGCGGCCGGCGTCCCCAGCACGCCCGCCGCAGGAGTCCCGGCGTAATCGACCGCCGTGCCGTTCTCCCGGTACACCCGCCCGGCGCTGAGCGCCGCGACCCGACCCACCGTGACCGTCCGCGGCGCCCCGTCCAGTGTCACGATCACCCCCAGCGACGGCACGCCTGCCCAGGCCTGCCCCGCCTGCCACGCGACATCTGCCGCGCGGGGCACGGCCGGGCAGCTGACCTGGAAGGAGGGAGCGCGGGCCACGCAGGCCCGTCCGGCCGCGACCCACGCGACCCCGGCCTCGCTGAACGCGGCCCTCAGACCATCGTCCGGGCGGGAAGCCGTGGTCACGGACGGCGCGCACGCCGTCAGACTCAGAAGCAGGGCACTCAGCAGGACACGCATCCCAGTATTCTGCCCAGCCGGTCCCTGAGCGGCATGAAGGCCGCCCCCGGCGCCCCTCTGGCGGCACGCCCCCGAGCTGGCCACGGACACGCTTCGCCAGGATTCAGGTGCCTGGGCGGTCGTCCAGGCTGCCGGCCCGTTCCAGGAGAGCCTGCACGACCACGTCCAGACCCACCCCCTCCTGCGCGCGCCGCTCGGGCGTCCAGCTGATCCCGCGACTGGCCTTCACCAGAACGACGTCCCCGTCCCGGACCTCGGCCAGCAGCGCCGACAGCAGCTCCGGTACGGTCGCGACCGCCCGTTCGCCCAGCTCGGCGGCGAAGGCCCCCACCCCGAACGTCAGGTCCGCGCGTTCCCGGGCGTACGCGCCCACCTCGGCATGCAGGGCCCGCTCGGTCGGGCCGAGTTCCAGCATGCGGCCCAGCACGCTGATGCGCCGCCCCTGCCCGCCCGGCTGCCCCCACCCGTGCAGGGCGTCCAGCGCCGCGCGTACCGCCACGGGCGAGGCGTTGTACGCGTCGTCAATCACCGTGAAGCGCCCCGGGTGCACCCGGTACCGGCCGCCGGGCACGCTGACCGCCGCGAGCCTCCCGGCCGCCTCTGAGAGGTCCAGCTGCGCGTCCCGCGCCAGCGTGAGGGCCAGCACCGCCGCCTCGGCCTGCACCCGAGCGGCCAGCGGCAGCACCACCGGCACCCCCTCGAACGTGAACGACGCGCCCTGCGGCGACACCGTCAGGTTCTGCCCGGCGTGCGTCACGGTCCCGAAGCCGTAGCTGTCCACGCCCGGGTAGTAGGCCGAGGCCTGCTCGCCGACCAGACCCCGCACAGCCTGCCCCGGCCCGTCCATCAGGATCACGCCCTTCTCCCGCGCGATGCCCTCGATACTGCCCAGCTGCTCCAGGTGCGCCGGGCCGATGGTCGTGACGACGCCCACGTCCGGGCGGACCAGATCCACCAGTTCAGCCATCTCCCCGACCCGGTCGATGCCCATCTCGACCACCAGCGGCCGGCCCGACCGACCGAACTCGATCAGGAAACAGGCAATGGCGGGCATGGTGTTGAACACCGGCATGAACAGCGCGTCCAGCGCGGCCGCCACGTAACTTTTCGCGGTGGTCTTCCCGGCGCTGCCGGTGACGCCCACCACCAGCGGGGCGTACGCGCGCTCCGCCCGCGCCCATGCGAACAGCGCCGCCTGCGCCTCCGGCACCCGCACGGCGCGCGGCACGTCCAGATCCGTCAGGACGAACGGCGCCCCCGCCGCCAGCGCCTGCTCCACGAACGCATTCCCGTGCATCCGCTCGCCGGGCAGCGCCACGAACGCCACGTCGGGCGACGCCTCGCGTGAATCCCAGGTCAGGCGCCGCGCCGCGCGGGCCTCCGGGTGAACAGTGGCCTGAAACGGCAGGGGCAGATGCGGGTCCAGCATGATGGGCAGGCTAACACCCCGGCGGACCCCGGTCCGGCACTGACCGCCAGCACATCAAGTCCCGCCCCACCGTGAGTAGACCATGCAGGTCTTATGAAAACCATGCCTGTTCTCCTGCTGACCGTTGCGCTGGGCCTGACCGCCTGCACCACCGGTCCCCTCACCCCGGTCCCCGCCAACGTCACCATCCTGGGTCTGAACGACTTCCACGGCAACCTCGCCCAGAGCGACTTCACCCCTGTCGACGGAAAGACGATCAAAGCCGGTGGTATTGAAGCCATCGCCGCCGAAATCAGCGACGCCCGCAAAACCAACCCGAACACCATCTTCGTGGGCGGCGGCGACCTGATCGGTGCAAGCCCCATCAACAGTGGCCTGCTGCGCGACGAACCCGCCGTGTACGCCCTGAACAGCATGGGCATGAAAGTCAGCGCGCTCGGCAACCACGAGTTCGACCAGGGCCTCGACGAACTGCTGCGTATGCAGAACGGTGGATGCAACAGCAACGACGCCGCCAAAGCCTGCCAGTACGAACCCACCTACACCGGCGCGACCTTCAAGTGGATCGGCGCCAACGTCACGTACAACGCTGCCTCCGGCAAGACCGGAATGCCCTTCGCGCCCTACATCATCCAGGACATCAACGGCCTGAAGATCGCCTTCGTGGGCGCCGTCACCAAAACCACGCCCGGCATCGTGTCCCCCGACGGCGTGAAGATGCTGAACTTCACCGACGAAGCGGCCGCCGTGAACAGGTACATCCCCGAGATCAAGGCCAAGAAACCCGACGCGATCATCATGCTGATCCACGAGGGCGGCGACATTGTGCGGAAAGACGCCGCAGGTAACGACATCAACAAAGACGTGAATTACAGCACCGTTGGGTGCAAGGTCCTGGATGAGAAGACGCCCATTGTCGACATCGCCAAGCGCGTCGACCCGGCCGTCAGCGCCATCATCAGCGGCCACAGCCACCAGGGCTATAACTGCCTGGTGCCCGACCCCACCGGCAAGGACCGCATCGTCATCCAGGGTGAACAGTACGGTCACCTGCTCCAGCGGCTCGACCTGGTGGTCGACAAGGCCAACCACCGCGTGATGGAAGTCAAGGCGGCGAACCTCGTCGTGAACTACGACGCCCGCAAGGCCAACGGCACGCTGGACGCCAGCATGACCACCATCCTGAACAAGGCGAACGCGAAGGTGACCGCGATCAGCAGCGTGCAGATCGCCACGCTGGGCGATCAGCAGATCCGCCGCGGCTACACCAACGGCGCCGAGGACCGGAAGATCGAATCCGCGCTCGGCGACGTCATTGCCGACGCCCTGCTGTACGCCACGAAGGACCAGGGCGCCCAGATCGGCCTGATGAACCCCGGCGGCATCCGCAAGGACCTGCCCGGCACCGTCAACCCCGGCAACGCCGTGACCTTCGGTGACGTGTTCGCCGTGCACCCCTTCGGCAACACCACCACGGTCGTGACCCTGACCGGCCAGCAGATCAAGGACCTGCTGGAGCAGCAGTGGAGCGGCGGGAACGCGACCGCCAACAAGCTGCTCCAGGTGTCTGAAGGCTTCAGCTACAAGTACACGCTGAGCAACCCCGACGGTCAGCGCGTGAACATCGCCGACATCACCCTGAACGGCACGCCCATCAGCGCGACCGCCACCTACCGCGTCGCCACGAACAACTTCCTGGCGGGCGGCGGCGACAACTTCAGCGTGTTCAAGAGCGCCACGAACGTCACCCAGCTGCCCGGCCTGAGCGACACCGACGTCCTCAGCAAGTACCTGAAGGCGTTCGGCCCCAGCCTGAAGAACGTCGTCAAGGGCCGCATCATCAAGCTCTGATCTGACCTGCTCCCTGCCCGCCCTGGCTGACGCGCCGGGGCGGGCTGTGCTTTACCCTGACCCCGTGACCCGCCACCACCTGACTCTGGACGCCCTGCACACCGTCTGGGACCACGCCCTTCCTCCCGCCCTGACCGTCGCCAGCGGGGACACCGTCACGCTGGATACCCTGGACGCCTCCGGCGGCGGCGTGGCCCGCCGTGTCGCGAGCGGCGATCTGAGCGCCCCGGAGGACCTGCGCGCCCTGATCCTCGCGGACGCCCGCGACCCCCTGAGCGGCCCGCGCGGGCATCCTCTGACCGGCCCGGTGTACGTGGACGGCGCGCAGCCCGGCGACGCCCTGCGCATCGAGATTCTCGAGGTCCGCACCGCCGCGTGGGGCTGGACCGGCTGCCGCCCGGACGGCATCGGCCTGCTCGACGCCGCCCTGGCCGCCGAGGGCCTGCGCCCTCACACGCACCTGTGGGACCTGCGCGCCGGAACGCACGCGGATTTCAGGCCCGGCATCCGCGTGCCCCTCGCACCGTTCCCCGGCGTGATCGGCGTCGCGCCCGGCACTCCGGGACCTCACCCCACCGCGCCGCCCCGGCACGTCGGCGGGAACATGGACGTCCGGCAGCTCGTGGCGGGCAGCACCCTGTGGCTCCCGGTCGAGGTGTCCGGCGCGCTGCTGTCCGCCGGGGACCTGCACGCTGCGCAGGGCGACGGCGAGGTGAGCGGCACCGGCATCGAAACCGGCGGCCAGCTGACCCTGCGCGTCCACGTCGAGAAGGACGCCGGGATCACCACCCCGGAATTCACCACGCTCACCGGCGGCGGCCACAGCCGCCAGTGGCACGCCACCACTGGCCACCACCCCGACCTGATGGAAGCCGCCCGCATCGCCCTGCGCGCTGGCCTGCGCCGCCTGCAAGCGCGGGGCCTGAGCCTGGAAGACGCCTACGTTCTCGCCAGCGCCTGCGTGGACCTGAAGATCAGCCAGATCGTGGACGCCCCCCACTACACCGTCAGCGCGTTCCTGCCCCTGGACATCTTCTTGGAGGGCTGAACAGCCCTCACGCCCCCAGCGCGCCGCGCAGGGCCGCCGGGGTCAGGGGCCGACCGCCCTGCACGACCAGCCGGACGTCACGGGTGGCGCGGACGTCGGTCGTGGGATCGCCCGCCACGACCAGCAGGTCCGCGACCGCGCCGGGCTGCACGCGGCCCAGATCGGGGCGGCCCAGGATGTCGGCCGCCGATCCCGTCGCGGCACGCAGGGCCTGCGCCGGGGTGAGGCCCGTCTGCACCAGCCGCTCCAGTTCCGCGTGCAGGCTCCCGCCGGGCAGGGTGAACGCGCCCGCCGGGGTGTCGGTGCCCGCCCCGACCTGCCCGCCCAGCCGGGCGACCCGCACGGCGAGCTGCGCGGCCAGTCGCCCGTCTGCCTCTGCCAGCGCGCGGATGGGTCGGGTGCCCGCGTGCACGGCGTGCCACTGGGCGTCCAGGCTCTCGCGCAGAGGCCCACCCTGAGCGGCGAGCGGCAGGTCACACTGATCCAGTGGGGTGTCCGTCGCCAGCGGCGCGAACACGCTCAGCGTCGGCACGAGGGCCGTTCCCGCCTGCACGGTCAACGCGGCCAGTTCATCGAGTAGGTCCGTGGGTAGTGCGCCCGCCGGGTCAAAGCCCGCGCGGGCCGCAGCCAGGGCGAACCCGCTGGCATGCTCGATGGACCGCACGCCCAGCGCCAGGGCCTGCCGGGCGTCCACCTGCGCCGCGCGTCCGCGCGTGGTGAGCATGCCCAGGTCGGTCATGACCGGCAGGTTCAGCCGGGCGGCGGCGCGCGTGGCCGCCGCGTAGACGTCCGGTGCCAGCGCCTCGTACAGCTTGAGGTGCGTCACGCCCTGACCGGCCAGGAATGCCACGGCGCGTTCCGCCTGCGCGGGCGTGCGGACGATCAGCGCCCCGGCACTACGCTCCTGCCCGTCGCCCGGTTCATGCACCGCGCCGGGCCCGAACTGGCGGAAGAAGGCGTCCGGACCGTCCAGCAGTGGCCCCGAGGGCAGCACGCGCGGCGCGAGCCCCGCCGGGTTCAGCAGCGCCGCGACCATCTCCAGCGAGTTGCAGGCGTCCCGCACGGTCGTCACGCCCGCCGCCACGAACCACGGCAGGTACCCCGGCCGGGCGTGCACATGCGGGTCGATCAGTCCCGGCAGGATCGTGCCCGCCGTCTGCACGGTCACGGCGTCCTCCGGAATGGTCAGCCGTGCGGCGGGGCCGACTGCCTCGATCCGCCCCGCGCGGGTGAGGACCGCGCCGTCGTCTAGCGGGGTGTCCTGCACGCCGGTCCACACGCGGCCCCGCCACAGGACCGGCGTGCTGGGGGAGAGGTCGGGCAGGTCCGGCAGGGTGAAGGTGGGCATGGAGCCAGCTTCACGGGTAGGCTACTCACCATGGCAGGCTCTGCTGTGAGTAGCCCGTGCGAGGTGACCGACCCGGCTGCCGTGACCCTGCTGGCGCACGACCGGACCCGCCGGGTGCTGGGCGCATTTCTGGGTCGCGAGCAGACCGTGGCGGGTGCGGCGCGTGGGGCAGGGCTGGACCTCCGCGTGGTGCACCGGGACGTGCAGGCCCTCACGCGGGCTGGCCTGCTGCGCGTGCTCCGCGAGGAGGCCCGTGCCGGACGGCCCGTGAAGGTGTACCGCGCCTGTGCCGACGACCTGTTTGTGGACGCCCGGCACCTGCCCCCGCCGGACGCGCAGGCGGCTGCGCTGGACACCCTGTTTCACCACGCGGCGGGGCGAGAATTCCGCCGCGCCCTGAGCGACTTCGCTCCCGGCTGGGGCCTGCGCGTGTACGCCACGCCGGACGCGCCGGGGTTCGCGGTGCTGGAGGGACCCCGCACAGCCCGGCGGCTCAGCCCGCTGGACGGCTGGCAGGGCCCCCCGGCGAACCCCCTCGGCCCGCCTGACCGCCGCTCAGGTGACCGAGGTGCAGCGCGACCTGATCCTCCTGATGCGCAAGGTCGCGGACTTCACCGCCGCCAACGACGGCGCGGGCCAGCCCGTGCTGCTGCGCCTGGGACTGGCCCCGCTGAACGAGGACGAACTCCGGGGCCTGCACCGCTGACGATCAGCGCTGGCCCCAGTCTGGAAACATGGTCAGCAGGGTTACTGCCTGAAGAACTCCACGTCGTCGAAGTAGAGGTACTGGTACGCCCCGGCGGCCGTGTGGAAGCCGATCTCCGCCTGCCCATTCGTGACGTTCACGTTGGGGATGCTCACCTGAGTCCAGTTCGTGTACCCCCGGATATCGAGGCTGCGCTGCGTGCCGCCGAAGTTCTTGACGAGCATCTCGCCGACGCTCTGGCCGCCGGTGGAGCGCACCCAGGCGCGCAGGGTGTAGTTCCCGCTCGCCAGCCCGGTCCTGATCTGGTACGTGTGCACCTCGTACGGCGCGGCGCTGTACTCGGTGCCGTGCATGCCGTTGCGGCCACCGTACGTCTCGGCGAACGCCGTGCCCTGGAAGGCGTTGTTCGGGGACCACACGCCCCAGCC
The Deinococcus sedimenti DNA segment above includes these coding regions:
- the pilM gene encoding type IV pilus assembly protein PilM → MSSFLNRLLSPRPNALGVEIGTSAIKVVALRPGAPPSLQHAVMVPTPIGSMRDGLVVEPQAVATELKNLLAEHRITNRFAVTSVPNQVAVTRNIMVPKMDRKDLQEAIKWEAERYIPYPIDDVSLDFDLLDDPANVPDDGQMEVVIAAAPTEAVARQVEVLRLAGLEPSIVDLKSFAALRALRGNLLGEHLTKSTLTGSNYTEAGEVALVMEIGASSSVINLVRGDRVLMARNINVSADDFTTALQKAFDLDFSAAEEVKLGYATATTPTEDEEDLLNFDMSREQYSPARVFEVVRPVLGDLITEIRRSLEFYRVQSGDVVIDRTFLAGGGAKLRGLAAAISDALGFRVEVASPWLTVQTDQANVDTGYLQANAPEFTVPLGLALRGVTSRG
- a CDS encoding bifunctional metallophosphatase/5'-nucleotidase, which translates into the protein MPVLLLTVALGLTACTTGPLTPVPANVTILGLNDFHGNLAQSDFTPVDGKTIKAGGIEAIAAEISDARKTNPNTIFVGGGDLIGASPINSGLLRDEPAVYALNSMGMKVSALGNHEFDQGLDELLRMQNGGCNSNDAAKACQYEPTYTGATFKWIGANVTYNAASGKTGMPFAPYIIQDINGLKIAFVGAVTKTTPGIVSPDGVKMLNFTDEAAAVNRYIPEIKAKKPDAIIMLIHEGGDIVRKDAAGNDINKDVNYSTVGCKVLDEKTPIVDIAKRVDPAVSAIISGHSHQGYNCLVPDPTGKDRIVIQGEQYGHLLQRLDLVVDKANHRVMEVKAANLVVNYDARKANGTLDASMTTILNKANAKVTAISSVQIATLGDQQIRRGYTNGAEDRKIESALGDVIADALLYATKDQGAQIGLMNPGGIRKDLPGTVNPGNAVTFGDVFAVHPFGNTTTVVTLTGQQIKDLLEQQWSGGNATANKLLQVSEGFSYKYTLSNPDGQRVNIADITLNGTPISATATYRVATNNFLAGGGDNFSVFKSATNVTQLPGLSDTDVLSKYLKAFGPSLKNVVKGRIIKL
- a CDS encoding acetamidase/formamidase family protein codes for the protein MTRHHLTLDALHTVWDHALPPALTVASGDTVTLDTLDASGGGVARRVASGDLSAPEDLRALILADARDPLSGPRGHPLTGPVYVDGAQPGDALRIEILEVRTAAWGWTGCRPDGIGLLDAALAAEGLRPHTHLWDLRAGTHADFRPGIRVPLAPFPGVIGVAPGTPGPHPTAPPRHVGGNMDVRQLVAGSTLWLPVEVSGALLSAGDLHAAQGDGEVSGTGIETGGQLTLRVHVEKDAGITTPEFTTLTGGGHSRQWHATTGHHPDLMEAARIALRAGLRRLQARGLSLEDAYVLASACVDLKISQIVDAPHYTVSAFLPLDIFLEG
- a CDS encoding amidohydrolase family protein translates to MPTFTLPDLPDLSPSTPVLWRGRVWTGVQDTPLDDGAVLTRAGRIEAVGPAARLTIPEDAVTVQTAGTILPGLIDPHVHARPGYLPWFVAAGVTTVRDACNSLEMVAALLNPAGLAPRVLPSGPLLDGPDAFFRQFGPGAVHEPGDGQERSAGALIVRTPAQAERAVAFLAGQGVTHLKLYEALAPDVYAAATRAAARLNLPVMTDLGMLTTRGRAAQVDARQALALGVRSIEHASGFALAAARAGFDPAGALPTDLLDELAALTVQAGTALVPTLSVFAPLATDTPLDQCDLPLAAQGGPLRESLDAQWHAVHAGTRPIRALAEADGRLAAQLAVRVARLGGQVGAGTDTPAGAFTLPGGSLHAELERLVQTGLTPAQALRAATGSAADILGRPDLGRVQPGAVADLLVVAGDPTTDVRATRDVRLVVQGGRPLTPAALRGALGA
- the murF gene encoding UDP-N-acetylmuramoyl-tripeptide--D-alanyl-D-alanine ligase, which encodes MLDPHLPLPFQATVHPEARAARRLTWDSREASPDVAFVALPGERMHGNAFVEQALAAGAPFVLTDLDVPRAVRVPEAQAALFAWARAERAYAPLVVGVTGSAGKTTAKSYVAAALDALFMPVFNTMPAIACFLIEFGRSGRPLVVEMGIDRVGEMAELVDLVRPDVGVVTTIGPAHLEQLGSIEGIAREKGVILMDGPGQAVRGLVGEQASAYYPGVDSYGFGTVTHAGQNLTVSPQGASFTFEGVPVVLPLAARVQAEAAVLALTLARDAQLDLSEAAGRLAAVSVPGGRYRVHPGRFTVIDDAYNASPVAVRAALDALHGWGQPGGQGRRISVLGRMLELGPTERALHAEVGAYARERADLTFGVGAFAAELGERAVATVPELLSALLAEVRDGDVVLVKASRGISWTPERRAQEGVGLDVVVQALLERAGSLDDRPGT
- a CDS encoding fimbrial assembly protein, which gives rise to MVEVNLLPQQYRKQNEPTLWQPAAIGVAVLTALILIGVEVATATKVGNIRKELDSVNGEIAALTPADQEYRQLTQEKTQLQQITAIAGQLRDAKTYWTNDLATFTAQLPSGGGVALKSMTIRPLDAANLATQQQNGVYTGKNVTREIELSGSASSQQAVVNFLRTFESNPNFGVNFRSLQSEGDTGQYTFSASVGIVNGSAATPTTPAGTTPAAPAAPGAPVSVKEGGRVD
- the pilO gene encoding type 4a pilus biogenesis protein PilO, with the protein product MSIKLTPRNLFFVVLAACLLVAALWYTLRFQSRQQEISLLQGDLETAQTRVAVLRSNAQQLPALREEVAKLKVQQDEFLAALPQTANYYRILDEIRLNAAAAGASMSSFNVASGNVTGLPGGVRPINLNVNVSGTFGELFQLLRSVETMSRFTNVNNISLQLPEASSFDPDLEGTLALTVYTFDPTQASAPAAGATPAAPDAAPAAPAPAGGTQ